TCGATAATACCTATTACTATGTTAGTTGTATGGTTCCTTTCAAAATATCACGAACTAAAGAACAGGAAGTAAGAAATGGCAAATTTAAACACATACACCCTAGAAGAAGTAGAAGGCATTTTAAAAGTTACACGCAGGACAATTTACAACTACATAAAAAACGGGGACTTAAAAGCCGTAAAAATGGGTAAGTATTGGCGAGTAAGCGAAACAAATTTACAAGACTTTATAGAACACGGCACAAAGAAAAAAGGCTAGGTAAAAGCATTTATAACTAGCTAGCTGAAATATTTCTATTTCTGGAAATTAGTATTAGCGGAAGTAGAAACACACCAAAAATAAGGAGTAGATTAACATGGCGAATAGCAGAAAAGAAAAAAGTGAAGTAGTGAAAAATACAGATTTGGGAGCGCTAATTTTATTTTTTATAGTTATAGGGGTCGGAACACTAGCTTACTTTGCCCCTGAACTTGGGGACAGATGGACAAAGGTATTAGAAATAGTGGGCGCACCGTTTTCTTTAGGTTTAGGATTTTTTGCCTTTGAAAAAGCTAGCGATATGATTATTGAATACAGAAAGAATGTGGGGACAAATGAAGAGCCAAGAGACTAAAACAGAGTTTATAGCCCTACGAGCGCAGGGGAAAACATTTGAATACATAGCCAAAGAGTTAAATATTAGTAAGTCAACTTGTAGCGCGTGGGAAAAAGAATTAAAGACAGCTATAGCAGACTTAAAGCAGGAGCAACTAAACGAGTTATACGACACGTACTACATGACTAAAGAAGCCCGCATTAAGAAGCTAGGAGACATACTAGATAGAATAGACAATACATTGGATCAGGCAGACCTTGCAGAAGTGCCTTTAGAGAAGTTGCTAGACTTTAAATTAA
This genomic window from Streptococcus sp. 29887 contains:
- a CDS encoding helix-turn-helix domain-containing protein, whose protein sequence is MANLNTYTLEEVEGILKVTRRTIYNYIKNGDLKAVKMGKYWRVSETNLQDFIEHGTKKKG
- a CDS encoding helix-turn-helix domain-containing protein, which produces MKSQETKTEFIALRAQGKTFEYIAKELNISKSTCSAWEKELKTAIADLKQEQLNELYDTYYMTKEARIKKLGDILDRIDNTLDQADLAEVPLEKLLDFKLKYTEALKAEYVHTSAVTDFSEQMTAQDILKALGSLLERVQRGEVSQEQANRESTILANLLKAFDAVELQAQLDELRATLNRRG